In Rutidosis leptorrhynchoides isolate AG116_Rl617_1_P2 chromosome 2, CSIRO_AGI_Rlap_v1, whole genome shotgun sequence, one genomic interval encodes:
- the LOC139892556 gene encoding F-box protein At5g50450-like — protein MKKGRTGPRSRSDLFDSLHDDIVISILCKLSSTASSPSDLIAVQLTCKRLNKLGVHPLVLSKSCSGILAVGAKNWCGDAHRFLKLCVNSGKTEAYYTLGMIRFYCLQNRASGASMMAKAAIKSYAPALYSLAIIQFNGSGALKNDKDLHAGAALCVRAAYLGHIDALRELGHCLQDGYGVRKNVAEGRRLLVQANARELVSVLRAQALNKAGLGNEMYSDYGVNVTGGDQLHPASRFLVEWFGSRENELSGQGLRMCCYKGCGRPETRRNEFRRCSGCGKVYYCSRACQARDWRVHHKVECAPMEGWAGHAIDDVDEGNRNGEDDVIRDRTVDIEEREIDEI, from the exons ATGAAGAAGGGAAGAACAGGACCCAGATCAAGATCTGATCTATTTGACTCGTTACATGATGATATTGTTATATCGATTCTATGCAAGCTTAGTTCCACAGCATCTTCTCCTTCAGATCTAATTGCCGTTCAACTTAC ATGTAAACGGTTGAATAAGTTAGGCGTACATCCATTAGTTTTATCAAAATCGTGTTCAGGTATACTTGCCGTTGGAGCTAAAAATTGGTGTGGTGATGCTCACCGTTTTTTGAAACTCTGTGTAAACTCCGGTAAGACGGAAGCGTATTATACACTCGGAATG ATCCGATTTTATTGTTTACAAAACAGAGCAAGTGGAGCGTCAATGATGGCGAAAGCTGCGATTAAATCGTACGCTCCAGCACTCTATTCACTAGCTATAATTCAATTCAATGGTAGTGGAGCCTTGAAAAACGATAAGGATCTTCATGCTGGTGCTGCGTTATGTGTCCGAGCTGCGTACCTTGGTCACATAGATGCTCTTCGTGAGCTCGGCCACTGTTTACAAGACGGTTACGGTGTACGGAAGAACGTTGCAGAAGGTAGGCGTCTTCTTGTACAAGCTAATGCACGTGAACTTGTATCAGTATTACGTGCACAAGCTTTGAATAAGGCGGGTTTAGGCAACGAGATGTATAGTGATTATGGAGTTAATGTAACCGGGGGAGATCAACTGCATCCGGCTAGTAGATTTTTGGTGGAATGGTTCGGGTCAAGAGAAAATGAGTTATCGGGTCAGGGTTTGAGGATGTGTTGTTATAAGGGTTGTGGGCGACCCGAGACAAGGAGAAATGAGTTTAGGAGGTGTTCGGGTTGTGGAAAAGTATACTATTGTTCGCGTGCGTGTCAAGCACGTGATTGGAGGGTGCATCATAAGGTGGAGTGCGCACCAATGGAAGGGTGGGCTGGTCATGCAATCGATGACGTGGATGAAGGTAATAGGAACGGTGAGGATGACGTGATCCGTGATCGAACGGTAGACATCGAAGAACGTGAAATCGATGAAATCTAA